One Nerophis lumbriciformis linkage group LG19, RoL_Nlum_v2.1, whole genome shotgun sequence DNA segment encodes these proteins:
- the LOC133618959 gene encoding calcium and integrin-binding family member 3-like gives MAFGMMLDASPCPTLKGAASHKEKTMKCCHYKRGPKGRPTPDLPLRPCCPFVPVFHISHRALSCITLKKKKKVSERWSNDGPQAQRWRAQTWEISRPFLRQSSWTPTRLFHRYHDLAPQLVPLDYTNQPDVKLPYELIGCMPELKDNPFRQRIAEVFSEDGKGNMTLDDFLDMFSVLSEMAPRDLKAYYAFKIYDFNDDDFICKSDLEKTLNKLTRNELTEDEVRMVCEKVLDEADLDNDGRLSLEDFQHMIVRAPDFLSTFHIRI, from the exons ATGGCGTTTGGCATGATGCTGGACGCCAGCCCTTGTCCAACTCTCAAAGGAGCTGCCAGTCACAAAGAGAAAACCATGAAATGCTGCCATTATAAAAGGGGACCAAAGGGCCGCCCGACACCTGATCTCCCCCTGCGGCCCTGCTGCCCTTTTGTCCCGGTATTCCATATCTCCCACCGGGCACTGTCgtgcattacattaaaaaaaaaaaaaaaagtcagcgaGCGTTGGAGCAACGATGGACCGCAGGCTCAGCGTTGGCGTGCTCAGACATGGGAAATAAGCAGACCATTTTTACGGCAAAGCAGCTGGACGCCTACCAG ACTCTTCCACCGCTATCACGATTTGGCACCGCAGCTCGTTCCCCTCGACTACACCAACCAGCCAGATGTGAAGCTACCATACGAGCTGATTGGCTGCATGCCCGAGCTGAAG GACAATCCCTTTCGCCAGAGGATCGCCGAGGTCTTCTCAGAGGACGGAAAGGGAAACATGACGCTGGACGACTTTCTGGACATGTTCTCCGTTCTGAGCGAGATGGCGCCACGGGACCTTAAGGCCTACTATGCCTTTAAGATTTACG ACTTCAACGACGACGACTTTATTTGCAAGTCGGACCTGGAGAAGACTCTCAACAAGCTGACCCGCAACGAGCTGACGGAAGACGAGGTACGCATGGTGTGCGAGAAGGTGCTGGACGAGGCCGACCTGGACAACGATGGCCGTCTGTCGCTGGAAGACTTTCAGCATATGATCGTACGAGCGCCAGACTTTCTCAG CACCTTCCACATAAGGATATAA